Proteins encoded in a region of the Tripterygium wilfordii isolate XIE 37 chromosome 21, ASM1340144v1, whole genome shotgun sequence genome:
- the LOC119989534 gene encoding probable aspartic protease At2g35615, producing the protein MHRHIFISILISLIVSIQSLVGEKGNVISIDLIHRDSMLSPFYNRSISPSELLRRAVLRSLSHANNFNSHMHSKAKDIQSEVTRNEFEYLMKIYIGENHYQALALVSTGSQLVWIQCDPCKDCYEQDAPPFKPSNSYQELPYDNEFCRVFEKRSRVEPSNQCEYKYVYEKNGFTVGVLGTETFYFDSANGELVSLPKFVFGCGHKNKIKFGRLVQGVVGLGRGKLSLISQLGSDIEHILSYCLVSRSEKTKVSKLKIGQKAKISGGRRRVSTPLSFEDPSPYYYLTLEGISVGTKKIVTKNTRHSNIIIDSGTVMTVLHPGVYDVLEKLIIAIIKKSDENIEPTKDPSGTFSLCYDKGFNIKFPTLIFHFSGADVHLKRRNTYVQYFDYICMTIARHSSNDAISIFGSSAQVNFEVEYDLNQKLVSFAQTDCSQY; encoded by the coding sequence ATGCATCGTCATATCTTTATTTCGATTCTCATTTCGTTAATTGTTTCAATTCAATCCCTAGTTGGAGAGAAAGGAAACGTTATCAGTATTGATCTCATTCATCGTGATTCAATGCTATCTCCATTTTATAATCGTTCAATCTCTCCATCAGAGCTCTTAAGAAGAGCTGTTCTGCGTTCTCTTAGCCATGccaacaacttcaattcacATATGCATAGTAAAGCAAAAGATATCCAATCGGAGGTGACTCGCAACGAATTTGAATATCTTATGAAGATTTATATCGGTGAGAATCATTATCAAGCCCTTGCTTTGGTAAGCACGGGAAGCCAACTTGTATGGATACAGTGTGATCCCTGTAAAGATTGCTACGAACAAGATGCACCTCCCTTTAAACCATCAAACTCCTATCAAGAACTTCCCTATGACAACGAATTCTGTCGAGTTTTTGAAAAAAGGAGTCGTGTTGAGCCATCAAACCAGTGCGAATACAAATATGTTTACGAGAAGAATGGATTTACAGTTGGAGTTTTGGGCACTGAGACATTTTACTTTGATTCTGCGAATGGTGAACTTGTTTCTTTACCTAAATTTGTGTTTGGGTGTGGTCACAAGAATAAAATTAAGTTTGGACGTCTTGTTCAAGGTGTGGTTGGCCTTGGAAGAGGAAAACTCTCACTAATTTCTCAACTGGGAAGTGACATTGAGCACATATTGTCCTATTGTTTAGTTTCAAGGTCTGAGAAAACCAAGGTTAGCAAACTCAAAATCGGACAGAAAGCCAAAATCTCCGGTGGACGTAGACGTGTTTCAACCCCGCTTTCATTCGAAGATCCTTCTCCTTATTACTACCTTACTCTTGAAGGTATCAGCGTTGGAACCAAAAAGATTGTGACAAAAAATACAAGACACAGTAATATCATAATCGATTCTGGAACAGTCATGACAGTCTTGCATCCGGGCGTATACGATGTGTTGGAAAAGCTCATTATTGCGATAATTAAGAAGTCTGATGAAAACATCGAGCCAACAAAAGATCCATCGGGAACATTTAGTTTGTGCTATGACAAAGGTTTTAATATCAAGTTTCCCACACTGATATTCCATTTTTCTGGTGCAGACGTTCATTTAAAACGCAGAAACACATATGTCCAGtattttgattacatttgtaTGACTATAGCCCGACACAGTTCGAACGATGCTATTTCTATTTTTGGAAGTTCTGCACAAGTGAACTTTGAGGTGGAGTATGACCTCAACCAAAAGCTAGTCTCTTTTGCTCAAACAGATTGTTCCCAATATTGA